A window from Brachionichthys hirsutus isolate HB-005 chromosome 4, CSIRO-AGI_Bhir_v1, whole genome shotgun sequence encodes these proteins:
- the LOC137918022 gene encoding piggyBac transposable element-derived protein 4-like, whose product MATARKGRELFTVLETSADAESAAACDGRETPLNLSADVKWFEIPYRKPDSEEEDGAREEEEEEEEEEEEEEDGGGVNGFADAAGSVAGGGCNIILVTGSNGVEHGHEEEEERAEEHAEDCYYSTSDADAASDDSDLDFSDLEEEERGSFFGLEDGADGDCASPDFWGEPDQLVATEPFSAASGPQHPPGGHADARDYFRTLFPDSLFEHMVEQTNKHALYRQRRCGKADPHWHPTDAREMKAYVGLNVLMGINQLPDAGMYWASDIFIGNAGFKKTMTARRFEKLTQYLQLCDQEAEPGRGERGYDGLFKVRSLLDVLENTMWDAYMPNRCLTIDRCAIAVKGRPPPTQCMPPKPLRKGLTVWMLCDSRSGYCHRTRIHVGKRGGGDEAAAASLGYRVATSLVRGLEGRYHHLFMDSFFTSVPLIQRLLRDGLYACGPTRPTRRGYPEVLLPRNVGKLSPGEFYQCQRGNLVATVTRDVKMVCCLSTNSAPGIVGISPGQQQREAYGEGEGNSVEAPGLAFGVPRPLPLLLYQENMRGVDLCDQLRECYQVGRPCKKWWRYFLWFYVNLCIVNAYVILRESRGGAPPAGFNGKQFTQRHFRVRLAQQLIGDYQGARGMERAARKRHADSPIEYGHRLERMSERSRRCRNCTNKGLRHESVFGCKICNVHLCRGGCFSEFHK is encoded by the coding sequence ATGGCGACGGCACGAAAAGGGAGAGAGCTTTTCACTGTTTTGGAAACTAGCGCGGACGCAGAAAGTGCCGCGGCGTGCGACGGCCGGGAGACTCCGCTTAATCTCTCCGCCGATGTGAAGTGGTTTGAAATCCCGTACAGAAAGCCGGActcggaggaggaagacggagcgcgagaggaggaggaggaggaggaagaagaagaagaagaagaggaggacggcggcggcgttAATGGATTCGCGGACGCGGCCGGCTCCGTCGCGGGAGGAGGCTGCAACATAATTCTGGTCACCGGGAGTAACGGCGTCGAGCACggccacgaggaggaggaggagcgcgcGGAGGAGCACGCGGAGGACTGTTACTATTCCACCTCCGACGCCGACGCCGCCTCGGACGACTCGGATCTCGACTTCTccgatctggaggaggaggagcgcggcAGCTTCTTCGGCTTGGAGGACGGCGCGGACGGAGACTGCGCGTCTCCGGACTTCTGGGGCGAGCCCGACCAGCTCGTCGCCACCGAACCCTTCTCCGCCGCCAGCGGGCCCCAGCACCCGCCGGGGGGCCACGCCGACGCCCGCGACTATTTCCGGACGCTCTTCCCGGATTCCCTTTTCGAACACATggtggaacaaacaaacaaacacgcccTCTACCGGCAGAGGAGGTGCGGGAAGGCGGACCCGCACTGGCACCCGACGGACGCCAGGGAGATGAAGGCCTACGTGGGTCTGAACGTCCTGATGGGCATCAACCAGCTGCCGGACGCCGGGATGTACTGGGCCAGCGACATCTTCATCGGCAACGCGGGCTTCAAGAAGACCATGACGGCGCGGCGCTTCGAGAAGCTCACCCAGTACCTCCAGCTGTGCGACCAGGAGGCCGAGCCCGGGCGCGGCGAGCGCGGCTACGACGGCCTCTTCAAGGTCCGCTCCCTGCTGGACGTGCTGGAGAACACCATGTGGGACGCGTACATGCCCAACCGCTGCCTGACCATAGACAGGTGTGCCATCGCGGTGAAGGGGCGCCCCCCGCCCACGCAGTGCATGCCCCCCAAGCCCCTGAGGAAGGGCCTGACGGTGTGGATGCTGTGCGACTCGCGCTCGGGCTACTGCCACCGGACCAGGATCCACGTGGGCaagcgcggcggcggcgacgaggcggcggcggcgtcgcTGGGCTACCGGGTGGCGACCTCCCTGGTGCGCGGCCTGGAGGGTCGCTACCACCATCTCTTCATGGACAGCTTCTTCACCTCGGTGCCGCTGATCCAGAGGCTGCTGAGGGACGGGCTGTACGCCTGCGGGCCGACCCGGCCGACGCGCAGAGGCTACCCGGAGGTTCTGCTGCCCCGCAACGTCGGGAAGTTGTCCCCGGGCGAGTTCTACCAGTGCCAGCGCGGCAACCTGGTCGCTACGGTGACCAGGGACGTCAAGATGGTTTGCTGCCTTTCCACCAACTCCGCTCCGGGGATCGTGGGCATCAGTCCGGGCCAGCAGCAGCGCGAGGCGTACGGCGAGGGCGAGGGCAACAGCGTGGAGGCGCCGGGTTTGGCGTTCGGCGTGCCGCGACCTTTGCCCTTGCTGCTGTACCAGGAGAACATGAGGGGCGTCGACCTGTGCGACCAGCTGAGGGAATGCTACCAGGTCGGCCGGCCGTGCAAGAAGTGGTGGCGTTACTTCCTGTGGTTCTACGTCAACCTGTGCATCGTCAACGCCTACGTCATCCTGAgggagagccgggggggggcgccgccCGCCGGTTTCAACGGGAAGCAGTTCACCCAGCGTCACTTCCGCGTCCGGCTGGCGCAGCAGCTGATCGGAGACTACCAGGGGGCAAGGGGCATGGAGCGGGCGGCGCGGAAGAGGCACGCCGATTCGCCCATAGAGTACGGACACCGCCTGGAGCGCATGTCGGAGCGCTCTCGCCGCTGCAGGAACTGCACCAACAAGGGGCTGCGGCACGAGAGCGTTTTCGGCTGCAAGATATGCAACGTGCATCTCTGCAGGGGGGGATGCTTCTCTGAGTTTCATAaatga
- the LOC137893380 gene encoding arrestin domain-containing protein 3-like, whose translation MSVKRLTVDYDKVNEGGSFSPGDVLSGRVTVVTTKETKVQSFLVRAKGKAEVTWCEQEGQSAVVHSDKKKYFYFEHVILQDKNKGDGSEIISSGRNVYPFTFVIPNTDMPSSYEGKWGKIAYSLRAHLTQSIWLVHKTKIEFPFLTKSEFPFASKSEMIIIGLKEQQRASRISFSASENVAINITSEKMGAKQGEATGVTAEVRNNSARPVTPKFYLVEKQTFAARSKRTVHTNEILLGEGESVPAQTGRTVTKVLSIPPQLHPTFLNCCMMKLEHRLKVRLDAPLLRNPEVKLPLVILLASPKPQRPKPKRSIWFRKLPA comes from the exons ATGAGCGTTAAGCGTCTCACCGTTGATTACGACAAGGTGAATGAAGGAGGCTCCTTCTCTCCCGGCGATGTCCTCTCAGGAAGGGTTACCGTGGTAACCACGAAGGAAACCAAAGTGCAGAGTTTTTTGGTCAGAGCCAAAGGAAAAGCCGAGGTGACGTGGTGTGAACAAGAAGGGCAATCCGCAGTGGTTCACAGTGACAAGAAGAAATACTTCTACTTTGAGCACGTTATCCTCCAGGATAAAAACAAGGGAGATG gttcAGAAATCATCAGCTCTGGAAGAAATGTGTATCCATTCACCTTTGTGATTCCAAATAC GGACATGCCTTCATCTTACGAGGGGAAATGGGGCAAAATCGCATACAGCTTGCGAGCACATCTTACTCAGTCGATCTGGCTTGTCCACAAAACCAAAATCGAGTTCCCTTTTCTGACAAAGTCTGAGTTCCCCTTTGCCTCCAAATCTGAAATGATAATCATTGGACTTAAG GAGCAGCAACGTGCGAGCAGGATTTCATTTTCCGCTTCTGAAAACGTGGCAATAAATATTACCTCTGAAAAAATGGGAGCGAAGCAAG GTGAGGCGACGGGAGTCACTGCAGAAGTAAGAAATAACTCTGCCCGTCCGGTGACGCCCAAATTCTACCTGGTAGAGAAGCAAACGTTTGCTGCTCGTTCAAAGAGGACGGTGCACACAAATGAAATTCTATTGGGGGAAGGCGAGTCTGTTCCGGCTCAGACCGGTCGGACCGTGACGAAGGTTCTCAGCATCCCGCCACAGCTCCATCCGACCTTCCTCAACTGCTGCATGATGAAGCTGGAGCACAGACTCAAG GTCAGGCTCGACGCTCCGCTCTTGAGAAACCCAGAGGTCAAACTTCCTCTGGTCATCCTGTTGGCTTCTCCCAAACCACAGCGACCAAAACCGAAGCGATCCATCTGGTTTAGGAAGCTTCCTGCCTGA